In Pseudoalteromonas carrageenovora IAM 12662, the following proteins share a genomic window:
- a CDS encoding DUF4381 domain-containing protein, with translation MQPNPLDGLHDIIAPSQVSWWPLAPAWWVIITLLFIATCAAAFWFYKNHKFKKPKRYAIDLSKTEQNPLKLHIILKRLVIEYYDKRLAAQSTTNWCNTLNALTGLSFSEQEILSLYNTEQANEALSDKFRQGIKQFKLKESVHV, from the coding sequence ATGCAACCCAATCCACTCGACGGCCTGCACGACATAATAGCACCAAGCCAAGTAAGTTGGTGGCCACTCGCCCCTGCTTGGTGGGTTATTATTACCCTGCTATTTATAGCAACCTGTGCAGCTGCTTTTTGGTTTTACAAAAATCACAAATTTAAAAAACCAAAACGTTACGCAATAGACTTAAGTAAAACAGAGCAAAACCCGCTCAAGCTTCATATTATTTTAAAACGCCTTGTTATTGAGTATTACGATAAACGCCTAGCTGCACAATCAACAACTAATTGGTGCAATACGCTTAATGCGTTAACCGGCTTAAGCTTTAGCGAACAAGAAATACTCAGCCTTTATAATACCGAGCAAGCAAACGAAGCACTAAGTGACAAGTTTCGCCAAGGTATTAAACAATTTAAACTAAAGGAGTCAGTACATGTTTGA
- a CDS encoding vWA domain-containing protein has protein sequence MFEFSWPWLFLLLPLPLLLLLLKPAATSAQTRLRIPSFAKHNLTTHSLEQGARKLNVFEWILWLLLVTAAANPTWLDEPISLPNEGRDIMLAVDLSGSMTEQDMAYNGQYVDRLTMVKAVLSDFIEQRQGDRLGLILFGDTAFLQTPLTRDVKTVSKMLSESQIGLVGRATAIGDALGLSVKRFANKDKSNRIVVLLTDGQNTAGNLKPEDALLLAREEGIKVYTIGVGSDNPRGFSLFNMGGSSGGSLDESLLKQVAEQTGGLYFRAKDVAGLQQIYAELDKLEPISADEQTFRPQSSLFYYPLLIAILLISLKVMISTLRALKEPN, from the coding sequence ATGTTTGAATTTAGCTGGCCCTGGTTATTTTTATTACTGCCACTGCCTTTATTACTTTTATTATTAAAACCGGCTGCAACTAGCGCACAAACGCGCCTTCGCATTCCTAGCTTTGCTAAACACAACTTAACCACGCATAGCCTTGAGCAAGGTGCACGTAAGTTAAATGTTTTCGAATGGATTTTATGGTTATTACTTGTAACAGCGGCTGCAAACCCAACGTGGTTAGACGAGCCTATTTCATTACCTAATGAAGGGCGCGATATAATGCTCGCGGTTGATTTATCAGGATCTATGACCGAACAAGACATGGCCTACAACGGCCAGTATGTTGACCGCCTCACTATGGTAAAAGCTGTATTGAGCGACTTTATAGAACAGCGCCAAGGCGACAGGCTTGGCTTGATATTATTTGGCGACACCGCATTTTTACAAACACCACTTACGCGCGACGTGAAAACAGTAAGTAAAATGCTCAGCGAATCTCAAATTGGCTTGGTAGGGCGCGCCACGGCTATTGGCGATGCACTAGGTTTATCGGTAAAACGTTTTGCTAATAAAGATAAAAGTAATCGAATTGTGGTGCTTTTAACCGATGGGCAAAACACAGCCGGTAATTTAAAACCAGAAGATGCCCTACTCCTTGCCCGCGAAGAAGGTATTAAAGTATATACCATAGGTGTAGGCTCAGATAACCCACGCGGCTTTAGCCTATTTAATATGGGGGGTTCAAGTGGTGGCAGCTTAGATGAAAGCTTACTAAAACAAGTAGCGGAGCAAACAGGCGGCTTATACTTTAGAGCAAAAGATGTAGCCGGCCTTCAGCAAATATACGCTGAGCTTGATAAATTAGAGCCAATAAGTGCTGATGAACAAACATTTCGCCCACAAAGCTCACTATTTTACTACCCACTACTGATTGCTATTTTACTCATTAGCTTAAAAGTAATGATAAGTACTTTGCGTGCACTTAAGGAGCCTAACTAA